One Nostoc punctiforme PCC 73102 DNA window includes the following coding sequences:
- a CDS encoding DUF3370 domain-containing protein, protein MLNFISYLLLAQAAPSPASEPQEIFIPQQTRPLPGHLDAIPVFNSNNPEVVQSEGILLSTFPPQGKKAPSAHLNFLWKGRFDLFSHHIARAIETPNDLRTLYLGVIVYNPSDRPATINILQAASYVSQPDAPFLKLPPIQPNNSGNIYAGPGDRVMNDVLRGKRQSGWPAQLVIPPKQSRMLMNHPIPVRPLKPPLNGRSTLLRLYSDSPVYMANLAMFAKPNPDATERAPTLKEWENLLENGDFAGPREPAPSPPNNLTATAEIYGRVAAVAVGSRWQAQVTDSNSSYLTIPASGQAFSYGLSTLLAGKMGTGQNQTAKLAVRYPGTAYEAHGNYGIEYNISLPLINNTAKPQTVNVLFQTPIKEDDLSKPGLRFFSPPQPSVFFRGTVRIRYNDDNGLPKTQYWHLVQQRGQMGEPLAQLKISPGQLRMVKLDFLYPPDATPPQMLTIQTLDQK, encoded by the coding sequence ATGCTTAATTTTATTTCCTATTTGCTTTTGGCTCAAGCAGCACCTTCTCCAGCATCTGAACCCCAGGAAATCTTCATTCCGCAACAAACAAGACCTTTACCTGGCCATCTTGATGCAATACCAGTATTTAACAGTAATAACCCAGAAGTAGTTCAGAGTGAAGGTATTTTGCTGTCTACATTTCCTCCTCAAGGTAAAAAAGCGCCAAGCGCACACCTGAACTTTCTATGGAAGGGACGCTTTGATTTGTTTTCTCATCATATTGCTAGAGCCATTGAGACTCCAAATGATTTGCGGACTCTTTATTTGGGGGTGATTGTTTACAATCCAAGTGATCGCCCTGCAACTATAAACATATTGCAAGCAGCCAGTTATGTTAGTCAACCTGATGCACCTTTTCTCAAACTTCCCCCCATACAGCCAAATAATTCGGGAAACATTTATGCTGGGCCTGGCGATCGCGTCATGAATGATGTGCTACGAGGAAAACGGCAGTCAGGATGGCCAGCCCAGTTGGTAATTCCACCAAAACAAAGCCGGATGTTAATGAATCATCCAATTCCAGTGCGTCCTTTAAAACCGCCATTAAATGGACGTTCTACTTTGTTGCGTTTGTACAGTGATAGTCCAGTTTATATGGCGAACCTAGCTATGTTTGCCAAACCCAATCCAGATGCTACTGAACGAGCGCCCACTTTGAAAGAATGGGAGAATTTATTAGAAAATGGTGATTTTGCGGGACCGCGTGAACCTGCCCCTAGTCCTCCAAATAACCTTACAGCGACAGCAGAAATTTATGGTCGGGTGGCGGCGGTAGCTGTCGGCTCTCGTTGGCAAGCACAAGTGACCGACTCCAATAGTTCATACCTGACAATTCCCGCTTCAGGACAAGCTTTTTCATACGGTTTAAGTACCCTGTTAGCAGGCAAAATGGGTACTGGACAAAACCAAACTGCCAAACTCGCGGTGCGTTATCCTGGTACTGCTTACGAAGCTCACGGCAACTACGGCATTGAATATAACATCTCGCTACCATTAATCAACAATACCGCCAAACCACAAACTGTAAATGTGCTTTTTCAAACACCTATTAAAGAAGACGACTTAAGTAAACCTGGGCTTCGCTTTTTTTCACCACCCCAACCATCCGTCTTTTTTCGTGGCACAGTTCGTATTCGCTACAATGACGATAATGGCTTACCCAAAACCCAATATTGGCATTTAGTTCAACAACGGGGACAGATGGGAGAACCG
- a CDS encoding valine--tRNA ligase has product MTATIPNLPSLYDPFSTEAKWQKFWEDNQVYKADPNKGGEPYCIVIPPPNVTGSLHMGHAFESALIDTLVRYHRMQGRNTLWLPGTDHASIAVHSMLEKQLKKEGKTRYELGREKFLERAWQWKAESEGTILNQLRRLGVSVDWSRERFTLDEGLSKAVVEAFTRLYEEGLIYRGEYLVNWCPASQSAVSDVEVENQEVNGNLWHFRYPLTDGSGFVEVATTRPETMLGDTAVAVNPNDDRYKHLIGKTLTLPILQREIPIIGDEFVDPTFGTGCVKVTPAHDPNDFDMGKRHNLPLINIMNKDGTLNANAGEFQGQDRFVARKNVVSRLEIDGFLVKIEDYKHTVPYSDRGKVPIEPLLSTQWFVKIRPLADNTLEFLDQQTSPEFVPQRWTKVYRDWLVKLKDWCISRQLWWGHQIPAWYAISETDGQITDNTPFVVAKSETEAWEKAKSQFGENVKLEQDPDVLDTWFSSGLWPFSTLGWPEQTQDLATYYPTTTLVTGFDIIFFWVARMTMMAGHFTQQMPFQTVYIHGLVLDEKGQKMSKTKGNGIDPLLLIDKYGTDALRYTLIREVAGAGQDIRLEYDRKKDESASVEASRNFANKLWNAARFVMMNLDGQTPQQLGNPVATELSDRWIISRYHQVIKQTSNYIDNYGLGEAAKGLYEFIWGDFCDQYIELVKSRLQADADPVSRRVAQQTLGYILEGILKLLHPLMPHITEEIWQTLTQQPIDSPQTLPLQTYPQVDANLIDPALEEQFELLIATIRTIRNLRAEADIKPGVKVTANLQTESEKEREILTAGQSYIKDLAKVEILTITDKEKSQTVAAKKPQRGLKIIGLILVAIVFGRLGLAAGNAIDDIPIVGTFFEMVGFGYTAWFISQNLLTAEARLRLWSRFFPQRELEQPQEPENAIAGVIGTIQVLIPLNGVVDIEAVRAKLEKSLSKAEAEVQSLSTRLNNPSFVDRARADVVQGARDALAEAQKQVEILRDRLKALS; this is encoded by the coding sequence ATGACCGCAACCATTCCCAATCTCCCCAGTCTCTACGACCCCTTTTCCACGGAAGCCAAGTGGCAAAAATTCTGGGAAGACAACCAAGTTTACAAAGCTGACCCCAACAAAGGCGGCGAACCCTACTGCATCGTCATTCCCCCGCCGAATGTCACCGGCAGCTTACACATGGGTCACGCCTTTGAAAGTGCCTTAATTGATACCCTCGTGCGCTACCACCGGATGCAGGGACGTAATACCCTATGGCTACCCGGAACTGACCACGCCAGCATCGCTGTGCATAGTATGCTGGAAAAGCAACTCAAAAAAGAGGGTAAGACTCGCTATGAATTGGGGCGCGAGAAGTTCTTAGAACGCGCTTGGCAATGGAAGGCGGAGTCTGAGGGAACGATTCTGAATCAGCTACGACGCTTGGGTGTCTCGGTGGACTGGTCACGGGAAAGGTTTACCCTTGATGAAGGTTTATCTAAGGCTGTTGTGGAGGCATTTACTCGCCTCTACGAAGAAGGCTTAATTTATCGTGGTGAATATTTAGTTAATTGGTGTCCCGCTTCCCAGTCGGCTGTGTCTGATGTGGAAGTTGAAAATCAAGAGGTGAATGGAAATCTCTGGCACTTCCGCTATCCTCTCACCGATGGTTCTGGTTTTGTAGAGGTGGCGACAACTCGACCAGAAACGATGCTGGGTGATACGGCTGTAGCGGTTAATCCCAATGACGATCGCTACAAACATCTCATCGGCAAAACTCTAACTCTGCCAATTCTACAACGAGAAATTCCCATTATTGGCGATGAATTTGTTGATCCTACCTTCGGCACAGGCTGCGTAAAGGTAACTCCCGCCCATGACCCCAACGATTTTGACATGGGTAAGCGTCACAATCTGCCGTTAATCAACATTATGAACAAAGACGGCACTCTCAACGCCAACGCTGGGGAGTTTCAAGGGCAAGACCGCTTTGTTGCTAGAAAGAATGTGGTTTCTCGCCTAGAAATAGATGGCTTTTTGGTGAAGATCGAAGATTATAAGCATACCGTTCCCTACAGCGATCGCGGTAAAGTACCTATTGAACCCCTCCTCTCGACTCAGTGGTTTGTCAAAATTCGCCCCCTAGCTGACAACACTCTCGAATTCCTCGACCAGCAAACTTCTCCAGAGTTTGTCCCCCAACGCTGGACAAAGGTCTATCGTGATTGGCTAGTAAAACTCAAAGATTGGTGTATCTCTCGCCAATTATGGTGGGGACACCAAATCCCGGCTTGGTACGCTATCAGTGAAACCGATGGACAAATTACTGATAACACGCCCTTTGTCGTGGCAAAGTCGGAAACTGAAGCTTGGGAAAAAGCTAAATCACAATTTGGAGAAAATGTCAAGTTAGAACAAGATCCAGATGTGCTAGATACTTGGTTTTCTTCTGGACTGTGGCCGTTTTCGACTTTGGGCTGGCCAGAACAAACTCAGGATTTAGCGACTTACTACCCGACTACTACTTTGGTGACAGGCTTTGACATCATCTTTTTCTGGGTAGCCAGAATGACTATGATGGCTGGGCATTTTACGCAGCAAATGCCTTTCCAAACAGTTTACATCCACGGCTTAGTGCTGGATGAAAAAGGTCAGAAGATGTCTAAGACCAAAGGTAATGGCATTGACCCGTTGTTATTAATTGACAAATATGGTACTGATGCCCTGCGGTATACCTTAATTAGAGAAGTAGCTGGCGCTGGTCAAGATATCCGCTTAGAATACGATCGCAAAAAGGATGAATCAGCATCTGTAGAGGCATCGCGCAACTTTGCCAACAAGTTGTGGAATGCTGCCCGGTTTGTGATGATGAATTTGGATGGACAAACACCGCAACAATTGGGGAATCCAGTAGCCACCGAATTGAGCGATCGCTGGATTATCTCGCGGTATCATCAAGTTATCAAACAAACCAGCAATTACATCGATAATTACGGGTTAGGGGAAGCAGCAAAAGGACTCTATGAGTTTATTTGGGGTGATTTCTGCGATCAGTATATTGAACTGGTGAAATCCAGATTGCAAGCAGATGCCGATCCAGTATCGCGGCGAGTAGCACAGCAAACCCTCGGCTACATACTGGAAGGAATTTTAAAACTGCTTCATCCGTTGATGCCTCATATTACCGAAGAAATTTGGCAAACTCTCACCCAACAACCGATAGATTCCCCGCAAACTTTACCATTACAAACCTATCCCCAGGTAGATGCAAACTTAATTGATCCAGCTTTAGAAGAACAGTTTGAATTACTGATTGCTACTATCCGCACAATTCGGAATTTGCGCGCGGAAGCGGATATTAAGCCAGGGGTAAAAGTGACAGCGAATTTGCAAACTGAAAGTGAAAAGGAGCGGGAAATTCTCACTGCTGGACAGTCTTATATTAAAGATTTGGCGAAAGTTGAGATTTTAACCATTACTGACAAAGAAAAAAGCCAAACTGTTGCTGCTAAGAAACCTCAGAGGGGTTTGAAGATAATTGGCTTAATTCTTGTGGCCATTGTCTTTGGTAGATTGGGTTTAGCTGCGGGAAATGCCATTGATGACATTCCCATCGTCGGAACTTTCTTTGAAATGGTGGGTTTTGGTTACACAGCTTGGTTTATTAGCCAAAATTTACTCACTGCTGAAGCGAGACTTAGGTTATGGAGCCGATTTTTCCCGCAGAGAGAATTAGAGCAACCACAAGAACCAGAAAATGCGATCGCAGGTGTAATTGGTACAATACAAGTGCTAATTCCTCTTAATGGCGTAGTGGATATTGAAGCTGTGCGTGCCAAACTAGAGAAAAGCCTAAGTAAAGCTGAAGCCGAAGTTCAATCCCTAAGTACCAGATTAAACAATCCTAGTTTTGTGGATAGAGCCAGAGCCGATGTCGTACAGGGAGCGCGGGATGCCTTAGCAGAAGCACAAAAACAAGTGGAAATTTTGCGCGATCGCCTAAAGGCGTTGTCTTAG
- a CDS encoding GxxExxY protein, translating into METSRRGAENAEGRELGEEMNRLTGEVIGAAIEVHRVLGPGFLEEVYKEALIIEFFRCGIPHLVEKSVTVNYKGHEVAKGRLDFLVANCLIVELKAVQNLAPIHEAQVLSYLKMTNYPLTLLINFNVPLLKDGIKRIILS; encoded by the coding sequence ATGGAAACGAGCCGCAGAGGCGCAGAGAACGCGGAGGGAAGAGAGTTAGGAGAGGAAATGAATCGGCTTACGGGCGAGGTGATTGGGGCGGCGATTGAGGTGCATAGGGTGTTGGGGCCAGGGTTTTTGGAGGAGGTGTATAAGGAAGCGTTGATTATAGAATTTTTCAGGTGCGGGATACCCCATCTGGTTGAGAAGTCGGTAACAGTAAATTACAAAGGACATGAAGTAGCCAAGGGAAGATTAGATTTTCTGGTTGCCAATTGTTTAATTGTGGAATTAAAAGCTGTTCAAAATTTAGCCCCAATCCACGAAGCTCAAGTCCTCTCATACCTTAAAATGACTAATTACCCCTTAACCCTTCTCATCAACTTTAACGTCCCCCTCCTCAAAGACGGCATCAAACGCATCATCCTCTCTTAA
- a CDS encoding MFS transporter, translating into MKHQTTSPWTFIPTLYFTSGIPYIIINTVSVIFYKKLGIDNTQIALWTSFLYLPWVIKMFWAPIVDTYSTKRKWIIYTQFAMFCCLGLIAISLQLPNFFFISLTALTIGAFISATYDIATDGFYLLVLSPEQQAFFVGIRSLFYRMAVIFGSGILVVLAGQLEVSLNNIPLSWTLAIGFSALILAILFISHRLFLPLPESDNKQQLQVTEKIPFLSIISSYFAQDKIINILAFILLYRLGEAMLVKIASLFLLDKPEVGGLGLSTSDVGLVYGTFGVISLICGGILGGLLISKYGLKKCLFPMALALNLPDIFYVYMAYTKPSLTLVYPLVSLEQFGYGFGFTAFSVYLMYICQGEYKTSHFAISTGIMALGMMLPGLVSGYLQKELGYPLFFVLVCLLTIPGMIALFFIPLKEEPKRRNS; encoded by the coding sequence ATGAAACACCAAACAACCTCCCCTTGGACATTCATCCCCACCCTATATTTCACCTCCGGCATACCTTACATCATCATCAACACAGTTTCCGTAATCTTTTACAAAAAACTGGGAATAGATAATACTCAAATCGCCTTGTGGACAAGTTTTCTCTATTTACCTTGGGTCATCAAAATGTTTTGGGCCCCAATTGTCGATACTTACTCTACCAAACGCAAATGGATAATTTACACCCAATTTGCCATGTTCTGCTGCTTGGGTTTGATAGCCATCTCCTTACAACTGCCAAATTTCTTTTTCATCTCTCTCACAGCATTAACAATAGGAGCATTTATTTCTGCAACTTATGACATTGCGACAGATGGCTTCTATCTCCTCGTTTTATCTCCAGAACAACAAGCCTTCTTTGTTGGTATTCGCTCACTATTTTATCGAATGGCTGTTATCTTCGGTTCAGGAATATTAGTAGTTTTAGCAGGTCAGCTTGAAGTATCACTTAATAATATTCCTTTAAGTTGGACTCTAGCTATTGGCTTCTCAGCTTTAATTTTGGCAATCCTATTTATTTCTCATCGCCTATTTTTACCCTTACCTGAATCAGATAACAAACAACAGCTACAGGTTACAGAAAAAATCCCCTTTTTGTCAATCATTAGCTCATATTTTGCTCAAGATAAAATTATAAATATTTTAGCATTTATATTGCTTTACAGACTTGGTGAAGCAATGCTTGTCAAAATAGCTTCTTTATTTTTATTGGACAAACCAGAAGTAGGTGGTTTAGGGCTATCAACGTCAGATGTAGGATTAGTCTACGGTACATTTGGGGTAATCTCCCTAATCTGTGGAGGAATTTTAGGAGGCTTACTAATTTCTAAATATGGATTAAAAAAATGTCTTTTTCCTATGGCTTTAGCTTTGAATTTACCTGATATATTTTATGTGTATATGGCTTACACAAAGCCTTCACTCACATTAGTCTATCCCTTGGTTTCCTTGGAACAATTTGGATATGGTTTTGGATTTACAGCTTTTAGTGTTTATTTAATGTATATTTGCCAAGGTGAATATAAAACCTCTCATTTTGCCATATCTACTGGCATTATGGCTTTAGGAATGATGTTACCTGGATTAGTTAGCGGTTATTTACAAAAAGAACTTGGCTATCCACTATTTTTTGTCTTGGTTTGTTTGCTGACTATTCCTGGGATGATTGCTCTATTTTTTATTCCTTTAAAGGAAGAACCGAAGCGTCGCAATAGTTAG
- a CDS encoding N-acetylglucosamine kinase codes for MSYVLGIDGGGSKTVCVLMDDLRQVLGRGEAGPSNYQSIGIEATLQSIQSAIHNAVEAAIITNTVNIDAICLGLSGVGRVTDIEVVKGLVKELQNNKLRINWVLKPANIVICNDALIALVGGIGHPVGIVVAAGTGSIVFGRDHEGQTKRVGGWGYILGDEGSAYKIAIAGMNAALKSYDGREIPTSLVDGFKQHLGLETIEDLIEVIYRREWGVKQIAALAPIVDFAAASGDIVANIIIDDAVKELVKATSTVIDAIFSADSVLEVVTTGGVWRGRCNIHERFAASLVKKFPNVNVIFPRYEPAYGAGLLALQTTQN; via the coding sequence ATGAGTTATGTTTTGGGGATAGATGGCGGCGGTAGCAAGACTGTTTGTGTCTTGATGGATGATTTGCGTCAAGTACTAGGTCGCGGTGAAGCAGGCCCATCTAACTATCAGAGTATAGGTATTGAAGCAACTTTACAATCTATTCAATCTGCAATTCACAATGCGGTTGAGGCAGCAATAATTACAAATACTGTGAATATTGACGCTATATGTTTGGGTTTATCAGGTGTAGGTCGTGTAACAGATATCGAAGTAGTAAAAGGTTTAGTTAAAGAGTTACAAAATAACAAATTGCGTATTAATTGGGTATTAAAACCAGCCAATATTGTAATTTGTAACGACGCTTTGATTGCCTTAGTTGGCGGAATTGGTCATCCTGTAGGAATTGTGGTTGCAGCAGGTACTGGTTCGATAGTTTTTGGGCGAGATCATGAAGGACAGACCAAACGAGTTGGCGGCTGGGGGTATATTCTAGGAGATGAAGGTAGCGCCTATAAAATTGCGATCGCAGGCATGAACGCAGCATTAAAATCTTATGATGGACGAGAAATACCAACGAGTTTGGTAGATGGTTTCAAACAGCATCTTGGTTTGGAAACTATAGAAGATTTAATAGAAGTAATATATCGGCGAGAATGGGGAGTTAAACAGATCGCTGCTTTAGCACCAATTGTAGATTTTGCAGCAGCGTCAGGTGATATAGTAGCGAATATTATAATTGACGATGCTGTAAAAGAATTAGTAAAAGCTACATCTACAGTAATTGATGCGATTTTTAGTGCTGACTCAGTTTTAGAAGTAGTCACAACAGGAGGTGTCTGGCGGGGTAGATGCAATATCCATGAAAGATTTGCAGCGTCTCTTGTTAAGAAATTTCCTAATGTAAACGTGATTTTTCCAAGGTATGAGCCTGCTTACGGTGCTGGTTTATTAGCGTTGCAGACAACTCAAAATTGA
- a CDS encoding dienelactone hydrolase family protein codes for MQITKRNVELRVDGSLMRVYVAAPKAAGKYPGIVFYSDIYQLGDPMIRLANYLAGYGYVVAAPEIFHRIEPVGLVIEPDDLGRMRGNDDARRTSVADYDADCLAVIEFLKGESAVSPNQIGTLGFCIGGHLAFRAAFQSEIRACVCCYPTGIPSGKLGKEVADTIHRVNEIQGEMLMVFGTLDPHIPDSDRQTIIKAVENVNIPYQVFLYEAEHTFMRDDGYRYDSSATTAAWSEIVTFLGRIFAD; via the coding sequence GTGCAAATTACTAAGCGCAACGTTGAGTTAAGAGTCGATGGCAGTTTAATGCGTGTTTATGTTGCGGCTCCTAAAGCAGCAGGAAAATACCCTGGTATTGTCTTTTACAGTGATATTTATCAGCTAGGCGATCCAATGATTCGTCTAGCTAACTACTTAGCAGGATATGGCTATGTAGTAGCAGCCCCAGAGATTTTTCACCGAATAGAGCCAGTTGGTTTAGTAATAGAGCCAGATGATCTGGGAAGGATGCGGGGAAATGACGATGCTCGTCGAACCTCCGTAGCTGATTATGATGCCGATTGCCTTGCTGTGATTGAATTCCTTAAAGGAGAGAGTGCAGTTTCTCCAAATCAAATAGGCACTCTAGGCTTTTGTATTGGTGGACATCTAGCATTCCGCGCAGCATTTCAAAGCGAAATTCGTGCTTGTGTCTGCTGTTACCCGACTGGTATTCCCAGTGGCAAACTGGGTAAAGAGGTAGCCGATACAATCCACAGGGTAAATGAAATCCAAGGTGAGATGCTAATGGTGTTCGGTACTCTTGACCCTCATATACCAGATAGCGATCGCCAAACCATAATAAAAGCAGTTGAAAATGTTAACATACCTTACCAAGTTTTCTTGTATGAAGCAGAACATACATTCATGCGTGACGACGGTTATCGTTATGATTCTAGTGCTACCACCGCAGCTTGGTCTGAAATAGTAACTTTCTTGGGACGCATATTTGCAGACTGA
- a CDS encoding GH3 family domain-containing protein, with translation MRPIIQLFGQILAPTARRFYQALDNPELMQTSVQKEICDRLIKSEYGKTLGIHSVDDWQRVPTVDYDALEPWLNQKQQQISLTPEPILFYEKTSGSSGAVKWIPYTQSLRRSFNQMFCVWAHDLIVHGPKFSTGKLYACISPQLNLADSQNLQDDLDYLDGWLRWFLRPWLVMPNKLNRLHDANLFKHQLALALLEAEKLEIISIWSPSFLQVHLKYIQENQDLLRTELHNRISDHRLQYLGESNISWMQLWPNLKLISCWDSANAADQAQGLRSQFPGVLIQGKGLLATEAPMTIPLIVAGGCVPVLDEVFFEFEDDTGSLHGLHELNIGKEYTIILSQKGGLYRYRIGDRIRVTHYYRHTACLEFIGRHQAISDLVGEKLQETFVNNALTMLNLQETNFKTLMPTADPPHYILLLDSAKESPEIIAEQLDLALSESYHYKRARAIGQLAPAKVLISSQIPEILVSHRIRTGSIWGGIKHPILATSPISTEFLQELKLEIGQK, from the coding sequence ATGCGTCCGATTATTCAGCTTTTTGGGCAAATCCTCGCGCCAACGGCGAGGCGATTTTATCAAGCTTTGGATAACCCAGAGTTAATGCAGACATCTGTACAGAAGGAAATTTGCGATCGCCTAATCAAGAGTGAGTATGGTAAAACTTTGGGGATTCATTCTGTAGATGATTGGCAGCGTGTGCCAACTGTAGATTATGATGCGCTCGAACCCTGGTTAAATCAGAAACAGCAGCAAATTTCCCTCACTCCCGAACCCATTTTATTCTATGAAAAAACCTCTGGCAGTAGTGGGGCAGTAAAATGGATTCCTTATACTCAATCTTTGCGGCGATCGTTTAATCAGATGTTTTGTGTATGGGCGCATGATTTGATTGTACATGGGCCGAAATTTTCCACAGGCAAACTTTATGCTTGTATCTCGCCGCAATTAAATTTAGCTGATAGCCAAAATTTACAGGATGATTTAGATTACTTAGATGGCTGGTTGCGTTGGTTTTTGCGTCCTTGGTTGGTGATGCCAAATAAACTTAATCGGCTGCATGACGCGAACTTGTTTAAACATCAACTGGCTTTGGCATTATTAGAGGCTGAAAAATTAGAAATTATTTCTATTTGGAGCCCTAGCTTTCTCCAAGTACATTTAAAATATATTCAAGAAAATCAGGATTTATTGCGAACAGAATTACACAATCGGATTTCAGATCATCGCTTGCAATACCTGGGCGAAAGCAATATTTCCTGGATGCAACTTTGGCCAAATTTGAAGCTGATTTCTTGCTGGGATAGTGCCAATGCAGCAGATCAAGCGCAAGGATTAAGATCGCAATTTCCAGGTGTATTAATTCAAGGTAAAGGACTACTAGCAACCGAAGCCCCAATGACGATTCCCTTGATTGTCGCTGGGGGATGTGTGCCAGTTCTCGATGAAGTATTTTTCGAGTTCGAGGATGATACTGGTTCCCTGCATGGTTTACATGAACTCAACATTGGCAAGGAATACACGATCATTTTATCGCAGAAAGGCGGATTGTATCGTTATCGAATTGGCGATCGCATCCGGGTAACTCATTACTATCGCCACACTGCCTGCTTAGAGTTTATCGGACGACATCAAGCTATTAGTGATTTGGTGGGCGAAAAGTTGCAAGAAACTTTTGTAAATAATGCTCTGACTATGTTGAACTTGCAAGAAACTAATTTTAAAACTTTGATGCCCACTGCCGATCCTCCACACTATATTCTATTACTAGATTCGGCAAAAGAAAGCCCAGAAATTATTGCCGAACAATTGGATCTGGCTTTATCAGAATCATATCATTACAAAAGAGCTAGAGCCATCGGTCAACTTGCACCAGCAAAGGTCTTAATCTCTAGTCAAATTCCTGAAATATTAGTTTCCCATCGTATCCGCACTGGAAGTATTTGGGGAGGTATTAAACATCCAATTCTGGCAACATCACCCATTAGCACTGAATTTCTACAAGAGTTGAAGTTGGAAATTGGCCAGAAATAG
- a CDS encoding sterol desaturase family protein: protein MGIQNFSQLLIFGSFLGLIGWTITNQVRRTQLKVKSREDWLLDVTGLTIQGILIPLLQASLVYWLYQYLLPAQQGYLKVSLVTTFVISFVIVDYLYYWNHRLLHTKLLWKVHQVHHTVTQMDVLGTSRNTLWTSLLIIYLWIHTLFLYLLADPTGYLLGVSLTSALDLWRHSSLIIPESSWLYQFLCSWLILPQDHAWHHCREIHNYNYGANLKIWDKLHGTYYESKKVPSIIGIPSSLNLFQKLLFPFS from the coding sequence GTGGGAATACAAAACTTTTCACAATTACTAATTTTTGGCTCTTTTCTCGGATTAATTGGTTGGACTATTACCAATCAGGTTAGACGAACTCAACTCAAAGTTAAAAGTCGTGAAGATTGGTTGCTAGATGTTACAGGATTAACCATTCAAGGAATATTGATTCCTTTACTACAAGCTAGTTTAGTTTATTGGCTTTATCAATATTTACTACCCGCTCAACAAGGATATTTAAAAGTATCATTAGTTACGACTTTTGTTATCAGTTTTGTTATAGTTGACTATTTATATTATTGGAATCATCGTTTATTACATACTAAATTATTGTGGAAAGTTCATCAAGTTCATCATACTGTTACTCAGATGGATGTCTTAGGAACTTCTCGTAACACACTTTGGACGAGCTTATTAATTATTTATTTATGGATACACACTTTATTTTTGTATCTGTTAGCCGATCCAACAGGTTATTTACTTGGAGTAAGTCTAACTTCTGCCTTAGATTTATGGCGACATAGCAGCTTGATAATTCCTGAAAGTAGTTGGCTTTATCAATTTTTATGTTCTTGGTTAATCTTACCACAGGATCATGCTTGGCATCATTGTCGGGAAATACATAATTATAACTATGGGGCTAATCTGAAAATTTGGGATAAGTTACATGGAACATATTATGAAAGCAAAAAAGTGCCGTCTATAATCGGAATTCCTAGCTCATTAAACTTGTTTCAAAAACTTTTGTTTCCATTTTCATGA